Proteins co-encoded in one Natronorubrum daqingense genomic window:
- a CDS encoding MFS transporter, which produces MTGADAAPIRGNQHRALSILTIGYFVGFAGVVVYGPVATEFEDVLGLSGVLLGLLVAAPQLTGSLLRIPFSAWADSAGAKKPFAILLGLSALGMGGLLTILITTYPDGLSMVHYPLIFVFGALSGCGIAAFSVGITDITYWYRANRRGTMLALFAGLGTTSPGLFTIVSPIALGAVGLTGTYAAWFVFLLVGTVVFVMFAVDSPYFQYRKRGLEESEAKAKAADAGQELFPSGDAMQSIRTAATIPRSWMLTAMFFVSFGGYLALTTWYPSYWHNLHGLDIQTAGIVTALTFTLLSALFRAAGGAVSDRFGGEVTTISSFVVVVVSTLALVFTHDLYVALVATVTLGAGLGVASAAIYQLLPRYVPDAVGGASGLVGGLGGFGGFVVPPILGLFVDLQGVSGYATGFVVYLVVGLLALAIAVSLYRDQPAPTTPSVPAPADD; this is translated from the coding sequence ATGACCGGAGCCGACGCCGCCCCAATCCGCGGCAATCAACACCGAGCGCTCTCGATTCTGACGATCGGGTATTTCGTCGGCTTCGCCGGTGTCGTCGTCTACGGCCCCGTCGCGACCGAGTTCGAAGACGTGCTGGGGCTCTCCGGCGTGTTGCTCGGATTATTGGTCGCGGCCCCGCAGTTGACGGGGTCGCTGTTGCGCATTCCCTTCAGCGCGTGGGCCGACAGCGCCGGTGCCAAGAAACCCTTCGCCATCCTGCTCGGCCTGTCGGCGCTCGGCATGGGCGGCCTGTTGACGATCCTGATCACGACCTATCCCGACGGATTGTCGATGGTCCATTACCCCCTCATCTTCGTCTTCGGCGCGCTCAGCGGCTGCGGGATCGCGGCCTTTTCCGTCGGAATCACCGACATCACCTACTGGTACCGCGCGAACCGCCGGGGAACGATGCTCGCACTCTTCGCCGGACTCGGGACGACCTCGCCCGGCCTGTTCACGATCGTCTCGCCCATCGCGCTCGGTGCCGTGGGCCTGACGGGGACGTACGCCGCCTGGTTCGTCTTCCTCCTCGTCGGTACCGTCGTCTTCGTGATGTTCGCCGTCGATTCGCCGTACTTCCAGTATCGAAAGCGCGGCCTCGAGGAGTCCGAGGCGAAAGCGAAGGCAGCGGATGCCGGCCAGGAGTTGTTCCCCAGTGGTGACGCGATGCAGTCGATCCGAACGGCGGCGACGATCCCGCGCTCGTGGATGCTCACGGCGATGTTCTTCGTCTCCTTCGGGGGCTACCTCGCGCTAACCACCTGGTATCCCTCCTACTGGCACAATCTCCACGGACTGGACATCCAGACCGCAGGGATCGTCACGGCCCTGACGTTCACGCTCCTCTCGGCGCTCTTTCGCGCCGCGGGTGGCGCAGTCAGCGACCGCTTCGGCGGCGAAGTAACGACGATCTCGAGTTTCGTCGTCGTCGTGGTCTCGACGCTCGCACTCGTGTTCACGCACGACCTTTACGTCGCACTCGTCGCCACGGTGACGCTCGGTGCCGGATTGGGGGTCGCGAGCGCGGCGATCTACCAGCTCCTGCCGCGATACGTTCCCGACGCTGTCGGCGGTGCGTCGGGTCTCGTCGGCGGACTCGGTGGTTTCGGCGGGTTCGTCGTGCCGCCGATTCTCGGTCTGTTCGTCGATTTGCAGGGTGTAAGCGGCTACGCGACCGGGTTCGTCGTCTACCTCGTTGTCGGACTCCTCGCACTCGCCATCGCCGTCTCCCTCTATCGAGACCAGCCAGCACCGACGACACCGTCCGTTCCGGCCCCCGCGGACGACTGA
- a CDS encoding nitrite/sulfite reductase: protein MVHKKEDQKDDCYGDEVREHILEFAENGGYEAIPEDERETWFTRFKFWGLFHQRSGQESYFMMRLTNASGILEPGQLRAIGEVAGEYATGPVENPEFGNGWIDLTTRQSVQLHWLKLEDVPEIWEQLEAEGVHSRSAGGDTMRNISGSALHGKVEEYVDSGPLLERFEEELRGDDALANMPRKFNISVTGTKSGCAQDSLNDIGFEPARKEIGGETVKGFNVRIGGGLGGRQPRAATPLDVFVRPENAYEVGRGFVQLYHDYGGRQNRSKNRTRFFADDWGMEKIRETLQEEYVDFEMHRAGEDFREEYTYNAGSTTEGKHDHVGVYEQKQDGLNYVGLSVPIGRLPAEDAVALADLADEYGSGELRLTRRQNPVIVDVHDDDLESLLADPLLASYPPEPSPFERGAMACTGTEFCSIALTETKGRMARMLRWLNANVDLPEDVGKIKMHYSGCTADCGQAMTADIGLQGMRARKDGQMVEAFDIGVGGGVGENPSFVEWIQQRVPADEAPGAIRNLLEAFAAHRSDGQTFRQWVESVGTEALVEFCEPEETDFEAPYMADAKQSWYPFAEEPSASAAEGSVAPSDD from the coding sequence ATGGTCCATAAGAAAGAAGACCAGAAAGACGACTGCTACGGCGACGAGGTTCGCGAACACATTCTCGAGTTCGCGGAAAACGGTGGCTACGAGGCCATTCCGGAAGACGAACGCGAGACGTGGTTCACCCGGTTCAAATTCTGGGGGCTCTTCCACCAGCGCAGCGGACAGGAGTCGTACTTCATGATGCGACTGACGAACGCCAGCGGTATCTTGGAACCGGGACAACTCCGAGCCATCGGCGAAGTCGCCGGCGAGTACGCGACCGGTCCCGTCGAAAACCCCGAGTTCGGAAACGGCTGGATCGATCTCACGACCCGACAGTCCGTCCAACTGCACTGGCTCAAACTCGAGGACGTGCCGGAAATCTGGGAGCAACTCGAGGCCGAGGGCGTCCACTCCCGGTCGGCGGGCGGCGATACGATGCGGAACATTTCGGGTTCCGCCCTCCACGGCAAGGTCGAGGAGTACGTCGACTCCGGCCCGCTACTCGAGCGCTTCGAGGAGGAACTTCGCGGTGACGACGCGCTCGCGAACATGCCCCGGAAGTTCAACATCAGCGTGACCGGGACGAAATCCGGCTGTGCGCAGGATTCGCTCAACGATATCGGCTTCGAGCCGGCCAGAAAGGAGATCGGGGGCGAGACGGTCAAGGGATTCAACGTGCGCATCGGCGGCGGCCTCGGCGGCCGACAGCCCCGTGCTGCGACGCCACTCGACGTCTTCGTTCGACCCGAAAACGCCTACGAGGTCGGCCGCGGATTCGTCCAACTCTACCACGACTACGGCGGTCGACAGAACCGTTCGAAGAATCGGACTCGCTTTTTCGCCGACGACTGGGGAATGGAGAAGATTCGCGAGACGCTCCAAGAAGAGTACGTCGACTTCGAGATGCACCGTGCGGGCGAGGACTTCCGCGAGGAGTACACCTACAACGCCGGTTCGACGACCGAAGGTAAACACGACCACGTCGGCGTCTACGAGCAGAAACAGGACGGCCTCAACTACGTCGGGCTGAGCGTTCCCATCGGTCGCCTGCCCGCCGAGGACGCCGTCGCCCTCGCCGACCTCGCCGACGAGTACGGCTCCGGCGAACTCCGTCTCACCCGCCGCCAGAACCCGGTCATCGTCGACGTGCACGACGACGACCTCGAGTCCCTGCTCGCGGATCCGCTCCTCGCTTCGTACCCGCCCGAACCGAGCCCCTTCGAGCGCGGGGCGATGGCCTGTACGGGCACCGAGTTCTGTTCGATCGCGCTCACGGAAACGAAGGGTCGGATGGCGCGAATGCTGCGCTGGCTCAACGCGAACGTCGACCTGCCCGAGGACGTCGGCAAGATCAAGATGCACTACTCCGGGTGTACCGCCGACTGCGGACAGGCGATGACGGCCGATATCGGCCTCCAGGGAATGCGCGCCCGGAAGGACGGCCAGATGGTCGAGGCATTCGACATCGGCGTTGGCGGCGGCGTTGGCGAGAACCCGTCGTTCGTCGAGTGGATCCAACAGCGCGTTCCGGCGGACGAAGCACCCGGCGCGATCCGCAATCTGTTGGAGGCGTTTGCAGCCCACAGAAGTGATGGACAGACGTTCCGCCAGTGGGTCGAGTCGGTCGGCACCGAGGCGCTCGTCGAGTTCTGCGAACCCGAAGAGACCGACTTCGAGGCACCGTACATGGCCGACGCGAAGCAATCCTGGTACCCCTTCGCGGAGGAACCGTCGGCGAGCGCGGCTGAAGGGTCGGTCGCTCCGTCCGACGACTGA
- a CDS encoding TRAP transporter substrate-binding protein: MIRVTDDTTDSDSTARESPTRDSPNTDGTPTRRAYLGTLGTLAATGVSAGCIDVTTGTDGDDVTEFTAGTFAHEGGHCMDCVDPSPGWAISEELEERSGGDVVMNLHGEDQVCDSTTCGGKAQQGILEAGYASIANGNNFWPENNIWLLPYTFPNRASLSYTLFDERIWENYWVPFAQQYGIFPFYAWSPSLRNLLLSEEATEIADGRVRTPDDLEEIRLRRSNSRPPKVALEEWGATAPELSWGDTVQGMDTGVVHGLETWSGVGIAGGMDEVVDQVTLVDFMAGQGVMWVSTDWLQSLSDDHRQLIADVTRELSEAVIQQTDEIVDERVGHADPPPEDTGYGEQDITVNDLDDDELEQWRDPVDPAENPEMYEEELERVEAMDLPVDDFYDYIWEIARESSVPDSAADVTLDAWWGEYLAQL, encoded by the coding sequence GTGATACGCGTAACTGATGACACGACAGATAGCGATAGCACTGCTCGAGAATCACCGACGCGAGATTCGCCGAACACCGATGGGACGCCGACGCGGCGAGCATACCTCGGCACCCTCGGTACTCTCGCAGCGACGGGCGTGAGTGCGGGTTGTATCGACGTGACGACGGGAACCGACGGCGACGACGTGACCGAGTTCACCGCGGGGACGTTCGCCCACGAGGGCGGCCACTGCATGGACTGCGTGGACCCCTCTCCGGGCTGGGCGATCAGCGAGGAACTCGAGGAGCGTTCCGGCGGTGACGTGGTGATGAACCTCCACGGGGAAGACCAGGTCTGTGACAGCACGACCTGCGGTGGGAAAGCCCAGCAGGGCATTCTCGAGGCCGGCTACGCCTCGATTGCCAACGGGAACAACTTCTGGCCGGAGAACAACATCTGGTTACTCCCGTATACGTTTCCGAACCGGGCGTCGCTCTCTTACACGCTCTTCGACGAGCGAATCTGGGAGAATTACTGGGTGCCCTTCGCCCAGCAGTACGGAATCTTCCCGTTCTACGCCTGGTCGCCGTCGCTCCGGAATCTCTTGCTCTCGGAGGAGGCGACGGAGATCGCAGACGGACGGGTGCGAACGCCCGACGACCTCGAGGAGATTCGACTCCGTCGCTCGAACTCGCGACCGCCGAAAGTCGCGCTCGAGGAGTGGGGGGCGACCGCACCCGAACTCTCGTGGGGCGACACCGTCCAGGGGATGGACACGGGCGTCGTCCACGGCCTCGAGACGTGGTCGGGAGTCGGGATCGCCGGCGGTATGGACGAGGTCGTCGATCAGGTGACGCTCGTCGACTTCATGGCCGGACAGGGCGTCATGTGGGTCAGTACCGACTGGCTGCAATCGCTCTCCGACGACCACCGGCAACTCATCGCCGACGTGACTCGCGAACTGAGCGAGGCGGTCATCCAGCAGACCGACGAAATCGTCGACGAACGCGTCGGCCACGCGGATCCGCCCCCGGAGGATACCGGCTACGGCGAGCAGGACATCACCGTCAACGACCTCGACGACGACGAACTCGAGCAGTGGCGCGATCCCGTCGATCCCGCCGAGAACCCGGAGATGTACGAGGAAGAACTCGAGCGCGTCGAGGCGATGGACCTCCCGGTGGACGACTTCTACGACTACATCTGGGAAATCGCACGCGAATCGAGCGTTCCGGATTCGGCTGCCGACGTCACGCTCGACGCCTGGTGGGGTGAGTACCTTGCCCAACTCTAA
- a CDS encoding TRAP transporter small permease — MPNSNVTVVETLRKRVADGEVTTSLERYFEGYLAMVLLAIVALLVFVDVVNRTVRGTQFVWGLEVVEGLFIWITWLSAAFAVRHSSHLRFTLLRQRWSARRNYVMYWVEWVLWFVVVGTIFWHSIPELERHAEAGRIVVGTSIPDTLFYLAVPVGTALILLRVGQEILHVTRRYRRGDTIEPTASIEIEDRAYDTTDDVDDTDGESQ, encoded by the coding sequence TTGCCCAACTCTAACGTGACGGTCGTCGAGACGCTTCGAAAACGGGTGGCCGACGGCGAGGTGACGACCTCTCTCGAGCGCTACTTCGAGGGCTATCTCGCGATGGTCTTGCTCGCAATCGTGGCCCTTCTCGTGTTCGTCGACGTCGTCAACCGAACGGTTCGTGGCACCCAATTCGTCTGGGGGCTCGAGGTCGTCGAAGGGCTGTTCATCTGGATCACGTGGCTGAGCGCGGCATTCGCGGTTCGACACTCTTCGCATCTGCGATTCACGCTGTTGCGCCAGCGGTGGTCCGCCCGTCGCAACTACGTGATGTACTGGGTCGAGTGGGTGCTGTGGTTCGTCGTCGTCGGCACTATCTTCTGGCACTCGATCCCCGAACTCGAGCGCCACGCCGAAGCCGGTCGCATCGTCGTCGGGACGAGCATTCCCGACACGCTGTTTTACCTCGCAGTACCCGTCGGGACGGCGTTGATCCTCCTGCGAGTCGGCCAGGAGATCCTGCACGTGACGCGACGGTACCGACGCGGCGACACCATCGAACCGACCGCTTCGATCGAAATCGAAGATCGAGCGTACGACACGACCGACGATGTCGACGACACCGACGGTGAGAGCCAATGA
- a CDS encoding TRAP transporter large permease, whose product MIAISLELALLALTVLCLLLFFGGVQIFLVFGLWALGFYTMVPEFPASNMSILAFSELESFTYVAIPLFVLVGDLINRARISDEIIEFSRACIGWLPGSTGNTSIGCSAIFSAITGSNAATTASVGKALHPPMDDEGYDESYAAATIASGGIVGTVLPPSVLLIVYGVMYGVSVPDLFIAGIVPGIAILFGLVAVNTTLSWRNDYGQDSSAFEFQPWEIVQTAWQAKVGLGTIVILLGGIYIGIFTPSEAAAVAVFYILLMSVALGKITRLEQVVSASFTSLLLIGVILPIVVAAVAIQQNLSFLGIQEAVSEALLSLGSPWLVMLAMMLIMLATGSVLASVPNIALTVPLLTPAAMELGLDPVTWAIIFIISDAIGFITPPYGLNLYIISGITDIDYLRVTYDALPYLGMLIAVWALFFAVPELNVLA is encoded by the coding sequence ATGATCGCTATTAGCCTCGAACTCGCATTGCTCGCGCTGACCGTTCTCTGTCTCCTGTTGTTCTTCGGCGGGGTGCAGATCTTCCTCGTCTTCGGACTCTGGGCGCTTGGCTTCTACACGATGGTTCCGGAGTTCCCGGCGAGCAACATGAGCATCCTCGCGTTCAGTGAACTCGAGAGCTTCACGTACGTCGCGATTCCGCTGTTCGTGCTCGTCGGCGACCTGATCAATCGGGCGCGGATCTCGGACGAGATCATCGAGTTCTCCCGGGCCTGTATCGGCTGGCTCCCCGGCAGCACCGGAAACACCTCGATCGGCTGTTCGGCGATTTTCTCGGCGATTACGGGCTCGAACGCCGCGACGACCGCCTCCGTCGGGAAGGCACTCCATCCGCCGATGGACGATGAAGGCTACGACGAGTCCTACGCCGCGGCGACGATCGCCTCGGGCGGAATCGTCGGGACGGTCCTCCCGCCGAGCGTCCTGTTGATCGTCTACGGCGTGATGTACGGCGTCTCCGTTCCCGATCTGTTCATCGCGGGCATCGTTCCGGGAATCGCGATCCTCTTCGGTCTCGTCGCCGTCAACACAACGCTCTCGTGGCGAAACGACTACGGTCAGGACAGTTCGGCGTTCGAGTTCCAGCCGTGGGAAATAGTGCAGACGGCGTGGCAGGCGAAAGTCGGCCTCGGCACGATCGTGATCCTCCTGGGTGGCATCTACATCGGGATCTTCACCCCCTCGGAAGCCGCCGCCGTCGCCGTCTTCTACATCCTGCTCATGTCGGTCGCACTCGGGAAGATCACGAGACTCGAGCAGGTCGTCAGCGCGAGTTTCACGTCGCTGCTGTTGATCGGCGTCATCCTCCCGATCGTGGTCGCTGCGGTGGCGATCCAGCAGAATCTGTCGTTCCTCGGCATTCAAGAAGCCGTTAGCGAGGCTCTGCTCTCGCTTGGCTCGCCGTGGCTCGTCATGCTCGCGATGATGCTCATCATGCTCGCGACCGGGTCCGTGCTGGCGTCGGTGCCGAACATCGCGCTAACGGTGCCGTTGTTGACGCCCGCCGCAATGGAACTGGGCCTCGATCCGGTGACGTGGGCGATCATCTTCATCATCAGTGACGCCATCGGCTTCATCACGCCGCCGTACGGCCTCAACCTCTACATCATCAGCGGAATTACCGACATCGACTACCTCCGCGTCACCTACGACGCGTTGCCGTACCTCGGCATGTTGATTGCCGTCTGGGCGCTGTTCTTCGCCGTCCCCGAACTGAACGTGTTGGCCTGA
- the larE gene encoding ATP-dependent sacrificial sulfur transferase LarE, whose translation MTTVEAKLEAARDDLEGHDGVLVAFSGGVDSSVVAALAHDALGEDAVACTAKSETLPEAELEDARAVAEEIGIRHEVVSFSELESDAFVENDDERCYHCRTMRLGEMLETARELGIETVCDGTNADDPGAGHRPGLQAVDELEVHSPLLAHDVRKDEVREIATHYGLSVADKPSMACLSSRIPTGLEVTEERLTRVERAEALLRQWGFDQFRVRDHDGLARIEVAPDELERALQREFVETVREELEGLGFDHVTLDLHGYRTGSVSPESEDASREEADAAADEPLVDDVFAAESRTDD comes from the coding sequence ATGACTACGGTCGAGGCGAAACTCGAGGCCGCCCGGGACGACCTCGAAGGACACGACGGCGTGTTGGTAGCCTTCTCCGGCGGGGTCGACTCGAGCGTCGTGGCCGCACTCGCACACGACGCCCTCGGCGAGGACGCGGTCGCCTGTACGGCAAAGAGCGAGACGCTCCCCGAGGCCGAACTCGAGGACGCCCGCGCGGTCGCCGAGGAGATCGGCATCCGCCACGAAGTCGTCTCCTTCTCCGAACTCGAGAGCGACGCGTTCGTCGAGAACGACGACGAACGCTGCTATCACTGCCGGACAATGCGCCTCGGTGAGATGCTCGAGACGGCTCGCGAACTGGGAATCGAAACGGTCTGTGACGGGACGAACGCGGACGACCCAGGTGCGGGCCATCGACCCGGCTTGCAGGCGGTCGACGAACTCGAGGTTCACTCGCCGCTTTTAGCCCACGACGTGCGCAAAGACGAGGTTCGCGAAATCGCGACCCACTACGGCCTCTCGGTCGCGGACAAGCCCTCGATGGCCTGTCTCTCCTCGCGGATTCCGACCGGACTCGAGGTCACCGAGGAGCGACTCACGCGCGTCGAGCGCGCCGAAGCGCTGTTGCGCCAGTGGGGCTTCGATCAGTTCCGCGTGCGCGACCACGACGGGTTGGCGCGCATCGAAGTCGCCCCCGACGAACTCGAGCGCGCGCTCCAACGCGAGTTCGTCGAAACGGTTCGCGAGGAACTCGAGGGGTTGGGATTCGATCACGTCACGCTCGACCTCCACGGCTACCGGACGGGGAGCGTCAGCCCCGAAAGCGAGGATGCGAGTCGCGAGGAAGCCGACGCGGCCGCGGACGAGCCACTCGTCGACGACGTCTTCGCCGCCGAGTCGCGAACGGACGACTGA
- a CDS encoding DUF6789 family protein: MVVLNLVRRVRSASRTRTDPESADAHSRVEHASGAAIRGLQAGFVATIIMTAFRLPILRSLPPSANFWSQYVSGGDPEDHPIVGLLLHFVYGVQAGAIFGALFALQDAERSIEPEQRGIVWGSIYGMVLSAFGSQVMLKEILDIRLEADELALFHAGHLVYGLSLGAWVGSRTEGVEDPDEEYEYDDGN; the protein is encoded by the coding sequence ATGGTTGTGCTCAATCTCGTCCGGCGAGTCCGTTCGGCGAGTCGTACTCGAACCGATCCGGAATCCGCGGACGCACACTCACGCGTCGAACACGCAAGCGGTGCGGCGATCCGGGGCTTGCAGGCGGGGTTCGTCGCGACGATCATCATGACGGCGTTTCGACTGCCGATCCTCCGGTCGTTGCCGCCGTCCGCGAATTTCTGGTCGCAGTACGTCTCCGGTGGCGACCCCGAGGATCACCCGATTGTGGGTCTCCTGTTGCACTTCGTCTACGGCGTGCAAGCCGGAGCGATCTTCGGCGCACTGTTCGCTCTCCAAGACGCCGAACGATCGATCGAACCCGAGCAACGCGGCATCGTCTGGGGATCGATCTACGGCATGGTCCTCTCGGCGTTTGGCTCACAGGTCATGCTCAAGGAGATCCTCGACATCCGACTCGAAGCCGACGAACTCGCCCTCTTTCACGCGGGCCACCTCGTCTACGGCCTCTCGCTCGGCGCGTGGGTCGGTTCCCGAACCGAGGGCGTCGAGGATCCGGACGAAGAGTACGAGTACGACGACGGTAACTGA
- the hemL gene encoding glutamate-1-semialdehyde 2,1-aminomutase — translation MNDDNSRELYDRALSVMPGGVNSAVRAAIEPYPFFVQNGDGGHVIDADGNRYIDWVMGLGPLMLGHDLPQPVQSRIQQKASEGPMYGTPTEIEVDLAEFVVRHVPSVEKIRFVNSGTEATVSAVRLARGATGRNKIVVNQGGYHGAQESTLVEGDAESVAPSSAGIPQSFAEHTIPVPFNDETAVREAFEEHGDDIAAVMTEPILGNYGIVHPEDGYHEFLREITEEHDSLLIFDEVITGFRVGGLGCAQSEFDVTPDLTTFGKLIGGGFPVGAVGGRADLIEQFAPSGPVFQAGTFSGHPVTMAAGLESLRFAAENDVYDHIDELGDRLRDGLSDIVDDQAPEYTVAGTAGMFKVIFTRDGQAPRNAADVKNAETDRWRRIFWGQMKEQGVFLSQNQFECQFVSYGHTDEDVDETLEAYKHAL, via the coding sequence ATGAACGACGACAACTCGCGCGAGCTGTACGACCGGGCGCTTTCGGTCATGCCCGGCGGGGTGAACTCGGCCGTTCGGGCGGCGATCGAACCCTATCCCTTCTTCGTCCAGAACGGCGACGGCGGACACGTTATCGACGCCGACGGCAATCGCTACATCGACTGGGTGATGGGCCTCGGTCCGCTCATGCTGGGTCACGACCTCCCCCAGCCGGTACAATCTCGGATTCAGCAGAAAGCGAGCGAGGGGCCGATGTACGGCACGCCCACCGAAATCGAAGTCGACCTCGCGGAGTTCGTCGTCCGACACGTCCCGAGCGTCGAGAAGATTCGCTTCGTCAACTCCGGGACAGAGGCCACCGTCTCGGCGGTCAGACTCGCTCGAGGTGCCACCGGCCGGAACAAGATCGTGGTCAACCAGGGCGGCTACCACGGCGCACAGGAGTCGACCCTGGTCGAAGGCGACGCCGAGAGCGTCGCACCCTCCTCGGCGGGCATTCCGCAGTCGTTCGCCGAACACACGATTCCCGTGCCGTTCAACGACGAGACGGCCGTCCGCGAGGCCTTCGAGGAACACGGCGACGACATCGCGGCCGTGATGACCGAACCGATCCTCGGCAACTACGGCATCGTCCACCCCGAGGACGGCTACCACGAGTTCCTCCGCGAGATCACCGAGGAACACGACTCGCTGCTCATCTTCGACGAGGTCATCACCGGCTTCCGCGTCGGTGGCCTGGGTTGTGCCCAGAGCGAGTTCGACGTCACGCCGGACCTGACGACCTTCGGAAAGCTCATCGGCGGCGGTTTCCCCGTCGGTGCCGTCGGCGGTCGCGCCGACCTCATCGAACAGTTCGCCCCCTCCGGCCCCGTCTTCCAGGCCGGCACCTTCTCGGGACATCCCGTCACCATGGCCGCCGGCCTCGAGAGCCTGCGCTTCGCCGCGGAGAACGACGTCTACGACCACATCGACGAACTCGGCGACCGACTCCGTGACGGGCTCTCGGATATCGTCGACGATCAGGCACCCGAGTACACCGTCGCCGGCACCGCCGGGATGTTCAAGGTGATTTTCACTCGCGACGGCCAAGCGCCACGGAACGCCGCGGACGTGAAAAACGCCGAAACCGACCGCTGGCGGCGAATCTTCTGGGGCCAGATGAAAGAACAGGGCGTCTTCCTCTCCCAGAACCAATTCGAGTGTCAGTTCGTCAGCTACGGCCACACCGACGAAGACGTCGACGAGACGCTCGAGGCGTACAAACACGCGCTGTAA
- a CDS encoding PH domain-containing protein: MSGQHGKGREQVGGTEMRYDESDGGERESARQTRSARTEMALLEDETVLVDAQPTWWAWAGHLAVGAVIALVGIVLGDGIAVLSVLASVAIAGYVWYRRSRVHYLITDRRIIVVAGFAARTTTETWMEDVRSMQTKASAFGRHQGYGTITVSHAVVPQRFTRTSGLRLPGVPEYEHVAETIRRRQSERKAVEY; the protein is encoded by the coding sequence ATGTCAGGACAACACGGTAAGGGGCGAGAACAGGTGGGCGGGACGGAGATGCGCTACGACGAATCGGACGGTGGGGAACGTGAATCCGCGCGACAGACGCGCTCGGCGAGAACGGAGATGGCGTTGCTCGAGGACGAAACGGTGCTCGTCGATGCGCAACCGACGTGGTGGGCGTGGGCGGGCCACCTCGCCGTTGGGGCAGTGATCGCACTCGTCGGCATCGTACTCGGTGACGGTATCGCCGTTCTCAGCGTGCTCGCAAGCGTCGCGATTGCGGGGTACGTCTGGTATCGTCGAAGCCGAGTGCACTATCTCATCACCGACAGACGAATCATCGTCGTCGCGGGATTTGCGGCGCGGACGACGACCGAGACGTGGATGGAAGACGTCCGGAGCATGCAGACGAAGGCGTCCGCGTTCGGTCGCCACCAGGGCTACGGGACGATCACCGTCTCTCACGCCGTTGTCCCCCAGCGATTCACTCGCACGTCGGGACTCCGATTGCCTGGCGTTCCGGAGTACGAGCACGTCGCCGAGACGATTCGACGGCGCCAGTCCGAGCGGAAGGCCGTCGAGTACTGA